The Paenibacillus sp. MBLB1832 genome has a window encoding:
- a CDS encoding polysaccharide pyruvyl transferase family protein, protein MKVDLITLHAVKNYGSVLQAFATQEKFKEYGCDVRILNYIRPDVTDENLMTTWCGNNLLKKIVLLPSFYRWKKIFGGFIRDYLNLSDKVFSNEDDFIDFQSDADIYCTGSDQVWNSGWNNGVIKPLYLNFAPENSRKFAYAASFGNSVLSENEVAQTKELIEKYDYISVREESGLGILEEQYMFKKSCQIIDPTLVMPASFWRKYTKKPKIDGDYVLVYQLNNNKLFDKFAAEFAKKNKLKLIRFCTRYDQIIKNGKSILIPEMFDFVSLIDNARYVITDSLHATAFSINLNTEPVCIYPQNYGSRIESLLNLFEIGSRHLKDYNDFDIVNRQIDFSKVNQILDRERIKVDAFLKMVLLEPKKSIEKWIK, encoded by the coding sequence ATGAAAGTCGATCTAATAACACTACATGCAGTGAAAAATTATGGTTCAGTTTTACAGGCATTTGCAACTCAGGAGAAATTTAAAGAGTATGGTTGTGATGTTCGTATACTAAATTACATAAGACCGGATGTAACTGATGAAAATCTGATGACAACATGGTGTGGAAATAACTTATTAAAAAAGATTGTCTTGCTTCCTTCTTTTTATAGATGGAAAAAAATATTTGGAGGTTTTATTAGAGATTATTTGAATTTGAGCGATAAGGTTTTTTCAAATGAGGATGATTTCATCGACTTTCAAAGTGATGCTGATATTTATTGTACAGGCAGTGATCAAGTTTGGAATTCAGGTTGGAATAATGGAGTAATTAAACCTTTATATCTAAATTTTGCCCCAGAGAATTCAAGAAAATTTGCTTATGCTGCTAGTTTTGGTAATTCTGTATTGAGTGAGAACGAAGTAGCACAAACTAAAGAATTAATTGAAAAATATGATTATATATCCGTGCGAGAGGAATCAGGACTTGGCATCTTGGAAGAACAGTATATGTTTAAAAAAAGCTGTCAAATCATTGATCCTACATTAGTAATGCCTGCTTCATTTTGGAGGAAGTATACAAAAAAACCTAAAATTGATGGAGATTACGTTCTGGTATATCAGTTAAATAATAATAAGCTTTTCGATAAATTCGCAGCGGAATTTGCGAAGAAAAACAAATTGAAATTAATTAGATTTTGCACAAGATATGATCAGATAATAAAAAACGGGAAAAGTATCCTTATACCGGAAATGTTTGATTTCGTTTCATTAATCGACAATGCTAGATACGTTATTACAGATTCTCTCCATGCGACTGCCTTCTCTATTAATCTCAATACTGAACCAGTGTGTATATATCCTCAAAATTATGGGAGTCGTATAGAAAGTTTACTGAACTTGTTTGAAATTGGCAGTAGACATTTAAAGGATTATAATGATTTTGATATAGTAAATAGGCAAATAGACTTTTCTAAAGTAAATCAGATTCTTGATAGAGAGCGAATTAAGGTTGATGCTTTCTTGAAAATGGTTTTGCTTGAACCTAAGAAATCTATTGAAAAATGGATAAAATAG
- a CDS encoding acyltransferase family protein: protein MGLTKKKRNLELDALKGLAILLVIIGHAIQYNISDFKTNPFFNFIYSFHMPLFIFISGIISYFTVSIESIGDSLNVLAKKFKTLVIPFLSWYFIVNFLLREDFLKESFSEYSLKIIKFPDFGLWFFWVLFLCFLVLVLIKTIQIFVSKIKKGLLEVFFYYFVTVIIMFLPIGTLGLNLLKWYFPFFISGFLLSKYKGSLSRFSEKAAQISLVLFPILLTQYKRLLDLDFIHYLHGLNGHIIIAINLSYRYLIGFVGIMVMFIIIKEIKRFKIFEKLVWLGNRTMEIYPLQFYFVNIVGTNYVLRNLGVSVLTVSAATIISLSASLMISCLLIRKSQLLCFLLLGISGNAETKIFQSTIESSNTR from the coding sequence ATGGGATTAACAAAGAAAAAGAGAAATTTAGAACTTGATGCATTAAAAGGTTTAGCAATTTTGTTAGTTATAATAGGACACGCAATTCAGTATAACATTAGTGATTTTAAGACGAATCCTTTCTTTAATTTCATTTATTCCTTCCATATGCCTTTATTTATTTTTATTAGTGGGATCATTTCATATTTTACGGTTAGTATTGAGTCAATTGGTGATTCTTTAAATGTCCTTGCTAAAAAGTTTAAAACTTTAGTAATACCATTTTTATCATGGTACTTTATTGTTAACTTCTTGCTTAGAGAAGATTTTTTAAAAGAGTCATTCAGTGAGTATTCTTTGAAAATCATTAAGTTTCCTGATTTTGGATTGTGGTTCTTTTGGGTACTCTTTTTGTGCTTTCTTGTTCTAGTTTTAATAAAAACTATCCAAATATTTGTCTCAAAGATCAAAAAAGGTTTGTTAGAAGTATTCTTCTATTATTTCGTCACAGTGATTATTATGTTTTTACCTATTGGGACGCTAGGATTAAATCTCTTGAAATGGTATTTTCCTTTTTTTATTTCAGGGTTTCTATTATCAAAGTACAAAGGTTCCCTATCAAGATTCTCTGAGAAAGCGGCGCAAATATCATTAGTATTGTTCCCAATCTTATTGACTCAATATAAACGTCTTTTAGATCTTGATTTTATCCACTATCTACACGGATTGAATGGCCACATCATCATTGCAATTAATCTATCCTACCGATATTTAATAGGTTTTGTAGGAATTATGGTAATGTTTATTATTATTAAAGAAATTAAAAGGTTTAAGATCTTTGAAAAACTTGTATGGTTAGGTAATAGGACAATGGAAATATATCCATTGCAATTTTATTTTGTTAATATTGTTGGTACGAATTATGTATTAAGAAATTTAGGGGTTAGTGTGCTGACTGTTAGTGCGGCCACAATAATCAGTTTGAGTGCCTCATTGATGATTTCCTGTTTACTCATTAGGAAAAGTCAACTCTTATGTTTCTTGCTTTTAGGAATTTCAGGCAATGCTGAAACAAAAATATTTCAATCAACAATAGAATCTAGTAATACTAGGTAA
- a CDS encoding copper amine oxidase N-terminal domain-containing protein codes for MKVSDGLKAIAGLSLAFLLGLSAQASAAQAPIPMDVYQIPMHFTFDGKEYAPPEGQQGFIYEGTTYVPIRFISYSLDKSVSWDSATYTVSIGKPNASDTININEYKMNTQVHDKSDKPFDKSKLTPSHLHVYKEKVSYVFDGVSKSPSDDLPGYIVDGSLYVPIRFFSESVGKTIEWNPETYTVSANTLDEKKETDKKPSETTKPGTTAPVTGGGIVGGGGGGPSGGAVVKPSYESITAEAEAKLSSLQADATSSLSALYNEYKATHNTSLITQGLAKVAQIDSQFAQIMSETRTKLTANGYDTSIIATYTAQYNQMKADAQSALLGH; via the coding sequence GTGAAGGTTAGTGATGGATTGAAAGCAATAGCTGGTTTATCTTTAGCATTTTTATTGGGACTCAGTGCTCAAGCATCTGCAGCGCAGGCGCCAATACCGATGGATGTTTATCAGATTCCGATGCATTTCACGTTTGATGGCAAGGAATATGCACCGCCGGAGGGGCAGCAGGGGTTTATTTATGAAGGGACGACGTATGTGCCGATTCGTTTCATCTCGTACTCGCTGGATAAGTCGGTGAGCTGGGATTCCGCGACGTATACGGTGTCCATTGGGAAACCGAACGCGTCAGATACGATTAATATCAATGAATACAAGATGAACACGCAGGTTCATGATAAAAGCGACAAGCCTTTCGACAAATCGAAGTTAACGCCGAGCCACTTGCATGTGTATAAAGAGAAGGTATCCTATGTTTTTGATGGTGTGAGCAAAAGTCCTTCGGACGATCTGCCCGGCTACATTGTAGATGGCAGTCTGTATGTGCCGATCCGTTTCTTCTCGGAGTCGGTTGGCAAAACGATTGAATGGAATCCTGAGACGTACACGGTCTCTGCGAATACGTTAGATGAGAAGAAAGAGACGGACAAGAAGCCGTCGGAAACAACGAAACCTGGCACGACAGCGCCTGTCACGGGCGGTGGCATTGTCGGAGGAGGCGGTGGCGGACCAAGCGGAGGTGCTGTGGTGAAACCTTCGTATGAGTCCATAACGGCAGAAGCTGAAGCAAAGCTCTCGAGTCTTCAAGCGGATGCTACTAGCTCACTGAGTGCGCTATATAATGAATATAAAGCTACGCATAATACGAGTTTAATTACGCAGGGGTTAGCCAAAGTTGCACAAATAGACAGCCAATTTGCTCAAATCATGAGCGAAACCCGTACGAAGCTTACCGCAAACGGGTATGACACTTCGATTATTGCAACGTATACAGCTCAATATAATCAAATGAAGGCGGACGCTCAGAGTGCGTTGCTAGGCCATTAA
- a CDS encoding enolase C-terminal domain-like protein: MKITDVQGFTVELPAYQFYSSDQKQSFREWTLVKVSTDADIYGYAMCPRGAIARDVVHRIIKPLAVGENALLKEKLWQKMWHVDRSEQIPNYTFSMLDICLWDITAKAAGMPLYQLLGGTRDKIPAYASTVCYRDIAEFLDVADQSKARGFHGLKLHAFQDARKDAKLALALRAHVGDDYPLMYDASGIYSYADAVYLGRALEEAGFAWFEEPMNENSISSYKRLCDELTIPILAGEMSQGKHYNAADFIVSGAADIIRVNVRNKGGFTGALRIAHFADSLRMNAEVHGGELIQLQLALAIPNTSMLESIIYSNPIVNDEPIDAEGYAHAPEHLGIGYDPEWLKHLEATSIAWV, translated from the coding sequence ATGAAAATAACAGACGTACAAGGGTTTACTGTGGAGCTTCCAGCGTACCAGTTCTACAGCTCCGATCAGAAGCAATCGTTCAGGGAATGGACCCTGGTGAAGGTTAGTACAGACGCTGACATTTATGGCTATGCGATGTGCCCGCGAGGCGCGATTGCCCGAGATGTGGTGCATCGGATTATCAAGCCTCTTGCTGTTGGAGAGAATGCGCTGCTGAAGGAGAAGCTGTGGCAGAAGATGTGGCATGTCGACCGGTCGGAGCAAATCCCTAACTATACCTTCAGCATGCTGGACATCTGTCTGTGGGACATTACGGCGAAGGCGGCCGGAATGCCGTTGTACCAGCTTCTGGGGGGAACGAGAGACAAGATTCCTGCCTATGCCAGCACGGTATGTTACCGGGATATTGCCGAATTCCTGGATGTGGCGGACCAGAGCAAGGCAAGGGGCTTTCATGGTTTGAAGCTGCATGCGTTCCAGGATGCAAGGAAGGATGCCAAGCTGGCGCTGGCCTTGCGGGCGCATGTGGGTGACGACTATCCGCTCATGTATGACGCGTCAGGTATATATAGCTACGCGGATGCGGTATATCTCGGGCGTGCGCTTGAGGAGGCTGGCTTCGCATGGTTTGAGGAGCCGATGAACGAGAACAGCATCAGCTCGTACAAGCGCTTATGCGACGAGCTGACGATTCCGATTCTGGCGGGTGAGATGTCGCAGGGCAAGCATTATAATGCGGCTGACTTCATCGTCTCCGGTGCGGCGGACATCATTCGTGTGAATGTTCGCAATAAGGGCGGGTTCACCGGAGCGCTGCGCATCGCTCACTTCGCCGACTCGCTGCGCATGAATGCGGAGGTGCATGGGGGAGAGCTGATCCAGCTGCAGCTGGCGCTGGCTATTCCGAATACTTCAATGCTGGAATCGATTATCTACAGCAATCCGATCGTGAACGATGAGCCGATTGACGCGGAAGGGTATGCGCATGCTCCAGAGCATCTAGGCATCGGGTATGACCCGGAGTGGCTGAAGCATCTGGAGGCAACATCCATAGCCTGGGTATAA
- a CDS encoding alpha-L-fucosidase has product MSDQVNLPAQEREHEEAAQQQHGLIGISDKGEVHQHSTHPDAQWFETAGLGLFIHWNMSSVHGGIDISWSMIVNTSWDQEYEGRNKVSPTEYWGLADSFNPQETDMVKWLSAAKKAGFTYAIFTTKHHDGYTMWPSKYSTLGTHTHMKSRDFVKEYVEACRTVGLKVGLYFSVPDWHIDRDYMSFDAKSPSNRVKSEDHKHYYYYACKNQTLELLTQYGKIDMIWFDGSYEKEFLSMEELRKLQPGILVNNRAHRDGDFDTCECNFPDRRFLDWWECLQIWNNNSWGYQKPEGYKPTSWALSWVSKTRAWGGIPVLNCAPRPDGQLPDSYYERMRELEGWMKVNGEAIYQTKGGPWPEQCSLPVTVSNNKWYVFFIDGEQSVQIEQERLPKKVYMLDGGQEIIFTSEGNRIRIELPKPIKHNLTPVVVIEW; this is encoded by the coding sequence ATGAGCGATCAGGTTAACCTTCCTGCACAGGAGCGAGAACATGAAGAAGCTGCACAGCAACAGCATGGATTAATAGGGATCAGCGATAAGGGCGAAGTCCATCAGCACTCTACTCACCCTGACGCACAATGGTTTGAAACAGCTGGTTTGGGATTGTTCATCCATTGGAACATGTCCAGCGTTCATGGGGGAATCGATATCTCATGGTCAATGATTGTCAACACCTCCTGGGATCAGGAGTATGAGGGTAGAAACAAAGTGAGCCCCACTGAATACTGGGGACTTGCCGATTCATTTAATCCTCAAGAAACCGATATGGTGAAGTGGTTAAGTGCTGCCAAGAAAGCCGGATTTACGTACGCAATCTTCACGACCAAACATCATGATGGCTACACGATGTGGCCAAGCAAATACAGCACGTTAGGGACGCATACTCATATGAAATCCAGAGATTTCGTGAAGGAGTATGTGGAAGCATGCCGCACGGTAGGCCTGAAGGTCGGTTTATATTTTTCTGTGCCCGACTGGCACATTGATCGGGACTATATGAGCTTCGATGCGAAGTCTCCATCCAACAGGGTTAAGTCTGAGGACCACAAGCACTATTATTATTACGCATGCAAGAATCAAACCCTTGAACTTCTTACCCAATACGGGAAGATTGATATGATTTGGTTCGATGGGAGTTATGAGAAGGAATTCCTTAGCATGGAGGAATTGCGCAAACTTCAACCTGGGATTCTGGTGAACAACAGAGCCCATCGCGACGGAGATTTCGACACTTGCGAATGTAATTTCCCTGATCGAAGGTTCCTCGATTGGTGGGAATGCTTGCAAATCTGGAACAACAATAGCTGGGGCTATCAGAAACCAGAGGGCTACAAACCAACGTCCTGGGCGTTGTCATGGGTCTCCAAAACAAGAGCATGGGGAGGAATCCCCGTATTGAACTGTGCGCCAAGACCTGATGGCCAATTGCCGGATAGCTACTACGAACGAATGCGAGAGCTTGAAGGCTGGATGAAGGTGAATGGCGAAGCCATCTACCAAACCAAGGGCGGACCATGGCCAGAGCAGTGTTCCTTACCGGTAACGGTTAGCAACAATAAGTGGTATGTCTTCTTCATAGACGGCGAACAGAGCGTTCAGATTGAGCAGGAGCGTTTACCGAAAAAGGTTTATATGTTGGATGGTGGACAAGAAATTATATTCACCTCTGAAGGCAATCGTATTCGAATCGAGCTGCCAAAACCTATTAAGCATAACTTAACGCCAGTGGTTGTTATAGAGTGGTAA
- a CDS encoding phosphotransferase translates to MELEQVLSQVVTPSGELDAARVLGRQALYTGRNGRVIERFWIEVDGRRESFIFKPLTNETTCGRERWLYDHVLVSVAVRFPKLYAAADHHEPLRYWAIYEDMGEMIHQLKEGDYLQAAASIPLWHKLPLDTIPPDFNGDKPHLKSLIQEVRNGLNESQRLQALGVDERKQETIGHLLTWMKDSFETEMVISHGDYHQGNVARRGDEFIVLDWEFMHENAVFWDLYGLLDMSHPDFPKKVSSATRLAALQAYVNQRMSLNWEADTQTFMLDYHRYALVHSLWMLTLIEKDLHSGQWDTSKLLRAQQETLHTIEDCLRYCAVV, encoded by the coding sequence ATGGAATTAGAACAGGTGCTATCTCAGGTTGTCACTCCTAGCGGTGAATTAGATGCTGCAAGGGTTTTGGGGCGTCAGGCCTTGTATACAGGCAGGAATGGCAGGGTTATAGAGCGATTTTGGATAGAGGTCGATGGTCGTAGGGAATCTTTTATTTTTAAACCTCTAACGAATGAGACGACTTGTGGACGTGAACGTTGGCTCTATGACCATGTATTAGTCTCTGTGGCTGTACGTTTTCCAAAATTGTACGCCGCGGCAGACCATCATGAACCATTACGTTATTGGGCGATTTATGAGGATATGGGTGAAATGATACATCAATTGAAGGAAGGGGATTACCTTCAGGCGGCTGCAAGTATTCCGCTGTGGCATAAGCTTCCACTGGATACAATTCCTCCAGACTTCAATGGGGATAAACCTCATCTGAAATCGCTAATTCAAGAGGTTAGGAACGGATTGAACGAGAGCCAGCGTTTGCAGGCGTTAGGGGTAGATGAACGAAAGCAAGAGACCATTGGTCATTTGTTGACTTGGATGAAGGATAGTTTTGAAACGGAGATGGTGATTTCCCACGGGGACTATCATCAAGGCAATGTTGCTCGGCGTGGAGATGAGTTCATCGTGCTGGATTGGGAGTTTATGCATGAGAATGCGGTGTTTTGGGATTTATATGGGTTGCTAGATATGAGTCATCCTGACTTTCCGAAAAAGGTTAGTTCCGCCACTCGCCTTGCTGCTTTGCAGGCTTATGTGAATCAGCGGATGTCGCTTAATTGGGAGGCGGATACGCAAACGTTTATGTTGGACTATCATCGTTATGCGTTGGTTCACTCGTTATGGATGCTGACTTTGATCGAGAAAGATCTACATAGTGGGCAATGGGATACAAGCAAGCTGCTACGCGCCCAGCAGGAGACTTTACATACAATCGAGGATTGTTTGCGTTATTGTGCGGTTGTATAA
- a CDS encoding sugar phosphate nucleotidyltransferase, producing MKLVLLSGGSGKRLWPLSNDSRSKQFLKVLENEDGEMESMVQRVWRQIRNVELSDSTYVATGKAQLDMIYSQLGTDAPIIVEPERRDTFPAIALAATYLYSIVGVSLHEVVTVLPVDPYVENRFFNKVKELEHIVVSSGADIGLIGVKPTYPSAKYGYIVPEQETNSDSYRKVSHFTEKPHEDQARLLIERDALWNCGVFAFKLDYLINLLIEKGIPIQYEELVKQYESLVKISFDYEVVEKANHVVVAPYDGYWKDLGTWNTLTEEVSSHIMGNGMICADSRNTHIVNELDLPVTVIGLSNIVVATSPDGILVADKASSPRIKDMMRDVDTRPMYEERRWGWYKVLDYSKLGENQHVLTKRICIGAGKNSSYQLHHKRSETWTFIAGEGELVLNEKLIPVKAGDVIQIPMRSRHAIRGITDLEFIEVQTGSELIEEDIIRLYMSWEEILAFSS from the coding sequence TTGAAATTAGTACTACTATCAGGCGGCTCTGGCAAACGCCTTTGGCCTCTATCCAACGACTCACGCTCTAAGCAATTCCTGAAAGTGCTAGAGAATGAGGATGGCGAGATGGAATCGATGGTCCAGCGTGTATGGCGGCAGATAAGGAATGTCGAATTATCCGACTCCACCTATGTGGCTACAGGCAAAGCGCAGTTGGATATGATCTACAGTCAACTTGGAACGGATGCCCCAATTATTGTGGAGCCTGAGCGTAGAGATACGTTCCCAGCGATTGCGTTAGCCGCGACGTATTTATACTCGATTGTTGGCGTTAGTCTTCATGAGGTCGTAACGGTACTACCCGTCGATCCTTATGTGGAGAATCGCTTTTTTAACAAGGTCAAAGAGTTAGAGCACATCGTTGTATCGTCTGGTGCTGATATCGGATTGATTGGTGTAAAGCCAACGTATCCTTCTGCAAAATATGGTTATATCGTTCCCGAACAAGAAACAAACAGTGATTCTTATAGAAAAGTCAGTCATTTTACTGAGAAACCCCATGAAGACCAAGCGAGGCTCTTGATTGAGCGAGATGCGCTTTGGAATTGTGGGGTTTTTGCTTTTAAACTGGATTACCTGATTAATCTGCTGATTGAGAAAGGCATTCCGATTCAATATGAAGAACTCGTGAAACAGTATGAGAGTTTAGTGAAAATTAGTTTCGATTATGAGGTCGTTGAAAAAGCCAATCATGTTGTGGTGGCCCCTTATGATGGATACTGGAAGGATCTTGGTACTTGGAATACGCTAACCGAAGAAGTGAGTTCCCACATTATGGGCAATGGCATGATTTGTGCTGATTCTAGGAATACGCATATCGTAAATGAGTTGGACTTGCCCGTCACGGTAATTGGTCTTTCTAATATCGTTGTTGCCACAAGTCCAGACGGTATTCTGGTTGCTGATAAAGCATCGAGTCCAAGAATTAAGGATATGATGCGCGATGTTGACACGAGGCCCATGTATGAGGAAAGACGCTGGGGTTGGTATAAAGTTCTTGATTACAGTAAGCTTGGTGAAAATCAACATGTGCTGACGAAACGGATTTGTATTGGTGCAGGCAAAAATTCAAGTTATCAATTGCACCATAAGCGCAGTGAGACATGGACTTTTATTGCTGGTGAGGGTGAGTTAGTACTGAATGAGAAGCTCATTCCTGTTAAGGCTGGGGATGTGATCCAGATCCCAATGCGTTCCAGGCATGCCATTAGAGGTATTACGGATTTAGAGTTTATTGAAGTGCAAACGGGCAGTGAATTGATTGAAGAAGATATTATCCGGCTCTACATGAGTTGGGAAGAGATTTTGGCGTTTTCCAGTTGA
- a CDS encoding FAD-dependent oxidoreductase, which produces MITYHKQVSTIEVDVLVCGSGSAGVGAAIAAAKNGASTLVLEKNGYSGGIITAVHNPFFDGLVDLRTKEVICKGIAFDLYTRMGYARLTDTHMPDIHQTVDPELFKLTVDRMYKQYGVKVWYHSPVIDVVTEGSRIKAVLTANKGGVYAIVPKVVIDTTGDADVAAWGGAPFEISSTPQPMTLHFRIGNVQVTEDLDEKCGEVLKRHLTGDALRTYGGPWFFSLAPDEITINATRIIRPALDPEQKSMGETEGREDAWRMFELWKQELPEFKNAYFISSGPEIGVRETRRIVGDYTITLDDIIKCHTFDDAIVKGSWFVDIHPSDGSVGVHPHRNFVPVPYDIPYRTMIPQKLENVLVAGRCHSATREALGSTRVTITAMGMGEAAGIAARMAIQSGKPMQQIDVAKLQGILAIQEVQQKQAI; this is translated from the coding sequence ATGATTACTTACCACAAGCAGGTGTCTACGATTGAGGTGGATGTGCTCGTCTGCGGCAGCGGTAGCGCAGGTGTAGGGGCTGCGATAGCAGCGGCGAAGAACGGTGCCAGCACGTTGGTGCTTGAGAAGAACGGCTATTCCGGAGGGATTATTACCGCTGTGCATAACCCGTTCTTCGACGGACTGGTCGACCTGAGGACGAAGGAGGTTATCTGCAAGGGGATTGCCTTTGACCTGTACACTCGCATGGGATATGCGCGACTAACAGATACCCATATGCCGGATATTCACCAGACGGTAGACCCTGAGCTGTTCAAGCTGACCGTGGATCGCATGTACAAGCAGTATGGTGTCAAGGTGTGGTACCACAGTCCGGTGATTGATGTCGTGACAGAGGGCTCCCGAATCAAGGCGGTGCTGACGGCGAACAAGGGCGGTGTCTATGCCATTGTACCGAAGGTCGTCATTGATACGACGGGGGATGCAGACGTTGCGGCTTGGGGGGGAGCTCCATTCGAGATCAGCAGTACTCCACAGCCGATGACTCTTCACTTCCGCATAGGGAATGTGCAGGTTACGGAGGATCTGGATGAGAAGTGCGGTGAAGTGCTGAAGCGTCACCTGACAGGCGATGCACTGCGCACCTATGGCGGTCCGTGGTTTTTCTCCTTGGCGCCGGACGAGATAACGATTAATGCGACCCGCATTATCCGGCCTGCCCTGGATCCGGAGCAGAAGTCGATGGGTGAGACCGAAGGGCGGGAGGATGCGTGGCGGATGTTCGAGCTGTGGAAGCAAGAGCTGCCGGAATTTAAGAACGCCTACTTCATCTCCAGCGGTCCGGAGATCGGCGTACGGGAAACCAGACGTATCGTAGGGGACTATACCATTACGCTTGACGATATTATTAAATGCCACACCTTTGACGATGCGATTGTGAAGGGCTCCTGGTTCGTAGACATTCATCCATCTGATGGAAGTGTCGGTGTCCATCCGCATCGCAACTTCGTTCCGGTTCCTTATGATATTCCGTATCGCACTATGATTCCGCAGAAGCTGGAAAATGTACTGGTTGCGGGGCGATGCCACTCCGCTACACGGGAAGCGCTTGGCTCGACCCGTGTGACGATCACAGCTATGGGAATGGGCGAAGCGGCCGGTATCGCTGCGCGGATGGCCATTCAGTCAGGCAAGCCGATGCAGCAGATCGATGTTGCCAAATTACAGGGCATATTGGCCATCCAAGAGGTACAACAAAAACAGGCGATTTAG
- a CDS encoding IclR family transcriptional regulator encodes MSIQSLDRAFDILELIANQSSPVPLKNIAEEMGLSVSTVHNLVRTMVNRGYVEHVSARGGFTLGNQLVELAANVPSHLQITELVRPFVLQLYNQSEKESTYFSTFRKDVISPEIYIPSSYALSVTLGADTLDKLHTSSQGKVFLAYMTESRREKYIRTHSLDRLGPNTIVDPESLRHEIVRVKELGYALNEDETELGASGIAAPLLQEDGRLLGVFAIGLPSVRMTEKKQRLISLIKGIAEDSRRHLMMNRPV; translated from the coding sequence ATGTCCATACAATCCCTTGATCGGGCTTTTGATATTCTTGAGTTGATAGCCAATCAGAGTTCACCTGTTCCTTTAAAGAATATTGCTGAAGAGATGGGACTGTCTGTCAGTACGGTGCATAACTTGGTTCGAACGATGGTAAATCGCGGATATGTCGAACATGTAAGCGCCAGGGGCGGCTTTACGTTAGGAAATCAACTTGTGGAGCTGGCGGCTAATGTCCCTTCTCATCTTCAAATTACCGAGCTCGTACGCCCTTTCGTTCTGCAGCTCTATAATCAGTCTGAGAAAGAATCAACTTATTTTAGTACGTTTAGAAAAGATGTGATTTCCCCAGAGATTTATATACCGAGCTCTTATGCACTTAGCGTAACATTGGGAGCCGATACGCTCGATAAGTTGCACACCTCGTCGCAAGGGAAAGTATTTCTTGCCTATATGACAGAAAGCCGCAGAGAGAAGTACATTAGAACGCATTCGCTAGACCGGTTGGGGCCGAATACCATAGTTGACCCTGAGAGTCTCCGTCACGAGATTGTACGAGTGAAGGAATTAGGCTATGCACTAAATGAGGATGAAACGGAGCTCGGAGCAAGTGGAATTGCCGCACCTTTGTTGCAAGAAGACGGTAGACTACTAGGAGTATTCGCCATCGGCTTGCCCTCCGTGCGAATGACAGAAAAAAAGCAGCGACTCATTTCATTGATAAAGGGAATCGCTGAGGATTCAAGGCGGCATTTGATGATGAATAGACCAGTATAA
- a CDS encoding extracellular solute-binding protein, which yields MQSKAKYGFGQFIINQMKTLAPNIDYTIANYPVGPSGSKPVNIVRGCWLNVIPKSTKHQEAAFKLMQYLTYGDGMKQFIAAQTRLSTVKKYNQGAELEKNRQGNKYVDQILEFMASGVALPPAASACCFRSGIR from the coding sequence ATGCAATCAAAGGCTAAGTATGGATTCGGGCAGTTCATTATTAACCAAATGAAGACGCTTGCTCCGAATATCGATTATACGATTGCGAACTACCCTGTCGGTCCAAGCGGTTCTAAGCCAGTGAATATCGTTCGGGGCTGCTGGCTGAATGTGATTCCTAAGTCGACCAAGCATCAGGAGGCGGCTTTCAAGCTGATGCAATACTTAACGTATGGCGACGGCATGAAGCAGTTCATAGCGGCTCAAACCAGACTGTCCACAGTGAAAAAGTACAACCAAGGTGCAGAGCTGGAGAAAAATCGTCAAGGCAATAAGTATGTCGATCAGATTCTCGAATTCATGGCATCCGGAGTCGCTCTTCCGCCTGCTGCTTCCGCCTGCTGCTTCCGCAGCGGAATTCGCTAA